A genomic stretch from Hemibagrus wyckioides isolate EC202008001 linkage group LG02, SWU_Hwy_1.0, whole genome shotgun sequence includes:
- the fam117aa gene encoding protein FAM117A isoform X1: MSSRGGLQPLRATVPFQLHNNTTSTTTKTPAQRWREAKSVHHPATKRNLPVFPVESKTKARPPKPTLRRTLSLDMLVGPYLQGQWPKQPESQSVTCVNDKATQTPSSWTEETRGRRGGVGHKRSASWGSAEHLREVAKLRHSLQKRSRHAPPPAGYERLHQPSPTVHTHMPGATQTIPLLPLSRLAPRLRRSVEGLNLELEGVFVSETAEQQHKILDVPDGHRAPVPVQRCSSGSQSDLSPGLLTPSQSPCPIEESVCGPLDPSPSPPLYVIDASSSPLPNKTYAFQREPPEGCERVRVCEEAFSSCHGDPPALPSCPDPNKVNFTPHGGSAFCPVSLLKPLLPSMDLLFRGLSVSPVTGCSGQSATPCMTTAHPVSEYLPLPDSSV; this comes from the exons ATGTCGTCTCGCGGCGGTCTGCAGCCTCTCCGAGCTACAGTTCCCTTtcaactacacaacaacaccaccagcaccaccacgaAAACCCCagcacagagatggagagaggccAAATCGG TTCATCATCCTGCCACGAAACGTAACCTCCCTGTCTTTCCAGTTGAGTCCAAGACAAAGGCACGCCCCCCGAAGCCGACGCTGAGACGGACACTTTCCCTGGACATGTTAGTGGGACCGTACCTGCAGGGACAGTGGCCCAAACAGCCCGAGAGCCAGAGTGTAACCTGCGTCAATGACAAAGCCACACAG ACCCCCAGTTCGTGGACAGAGGAAACTCGAGGGAGAAGAGGTGGGGTGGGGCACAAGCGCTCGGCATCATGGGGCAGCGCCGAGCACCTCAGAGAG GTCGCTAAGCTGAGGCACTCACTACAAAAGCGCTCCAGACACGCACCGCCCCCCGCTGGCTATGAGCGCCTTCATCAGCCCTCACCTACTGTCCATACACACATGCCTGGAGCCACACAG accaTCCCTCTGTTGCCTCTAAGCAGGCTGGCTCCCAGACTGAGGCGCAGTGTAGAGGGGCTTAACCTGGAGCTGGAGGGGGTCTTTGTGTCTGAAACAGCAGAACAACAGCATAAG ATTCTGGATGTACCAGATGGTCACAGGGCACCCGTTCCAGTGCAGAGGTGCAGCAGTGGCTCTCAGAGTGACCTTTCCCCTGGTCTCCTCACCCCCTCACAGTCACCCTGCCCTATTGAAGAGTCTG TGTGTGGGCCACTGGATCcatctccttctcctcctttatATGTGATTGATGCGTCCTCATCCCCCCTCCCCAACAAGACCTACGCCTTCCAGAGAGAGCCTCCAGAAGGCTGTGAGagagtgcgcgtgtgtgaggAAGCCTT TTCTTCATGCCACGGTGATCCCCCAGCTCTGCCTTCCTGCCCCGACCCCAACAAAGTGAACTTCACTCCCCATGGAGGCTCAGCTTTCTGCCCTGTCAGTCTTCTGAAGCCCCTTCTTCCTTCCATGGACTTGCTTTTTCGTGGCCTGTCAGTCTCACCTGTGACTGGCTGCTCGGGCCAAAGCGCCACCCCCTGTATGACGACGGCACATCCAGTGAGCGAATACCTGCCCCTCCCAGACTCCTCCGTTTAA
- the fam117aa gene encoding protein FAM117A isoform X2, translating to MSSRGGLQPLRATVPFQLHNNTTSTTTKTPAQRWREAKSVESKTKARPPKPTLRRTLSLDMLVGPYLQGQWPKQPESQSVTCVNDKATQTPSSWTEETRGRRGGVGHKRSASWGSAEHLREVAKLRHSLQKRSRHAPPPAGYERLHQPSPTVHTHMPGATQTIPLLPLSRLAPRLRRSVEGLNLELEGVFVSETAEQQHKILDVPDGHRAPVPVQRCSSGSQSDLSPGLLTPSQSPCPIEESVCGPLDPSPSPPLYVIDASSSPLPNKTYAFQREPPEGCERVRVCEEAFSSCHGDPPALPSCPDPNKVNFTPHGGSAFCPVSLLKPLLPSMDLLFRGLSVSPVTGCSGQSATPCMTTAHPVSEYLPLPDSSV from the exons ATGTCGTCTCGCGGCGGTCTGCAGCCTCTCCGAGCTACAGTTCCCTTtcaactacacaacaacaccaccagcaccaccacgaAAACCCCagcacagagatggagagaggccAAATCGG TTGAGTCCAAGACAAAGGCACGCCCCCCGAAGCCGACGCTGAGACGGACACTTTCCCTGGACATGTTAGTGGGACCGTACCTGCAGGGACAGTGGCCCAAACAGCCCGAGAGCCAGAGTGTAACCTGCGTCAATGACAAAGCCACACAG ACCCCCAGTTCGTGGACAGAGGAAACTCGAGGGAGAAGAGGTGGGGTGGGGCACAAGCGCTCGGCATCATGGGGCAGCGCCGAGCACCTCAGAGAG GTCGCTAAGCTGAGGCACTCACTACAAAAGCGCTCCAGACACGCACCGCCCCCCGCTGGCTATGAGCGCCTTCATCAGCCCTCACCTACTGTCCATACACACATGCCTGGAGCCACACAG accaTCCCTCTGTTGCCTCTAAGCAGGCTGGCTCCCAGACTGAGGCGCAGTGTAGAGGGGCTTAACCTGGAGCTGGAGGGGGTCTTTGTGTCTGAAACAGCAGAACAACAGCATAAG ATTCTGGATGTACCAGATGGTCACAGGGCACCCGTTCCAGTGCAGAGGTGCAGCAGTGGCTCTCAGAGTGACCTTTCCCCTGGTCTCCTCACCCCCTCACAGTCACCCTGCCCTATTGAAGAGTCTG TGTGTGGGCCACTGGATCcatctccttctcctcctttatATGTGATTGATGCGTCCTCATCCCCCCTCCCCAACAAGACCTACGCCTTCCAGAGAGAGCCTCCAGAAGGCTGTGAGagagtgcgcgtgtgtgaggAAGCCTT TTCTTCATGCCACGGTGATCCCCCAGCTCTGCCTTCCTGCCCCGACCCCAACAAAGTGAACTTCACTCCCCATGGAGGCTCAGCTTTCTGCCCTGTCAGTCTTCTGAAGCCCCTTCTTCCTTCCATGGACTTGCTTTTTCGTGGCCTGTCAGTCTCACCTGTGACTGGCTGCTCGGGCCAAAGCGCCACCCCCTGTATGACGACGGCACATCCAGTGAGCGAATACCTGCCCCTCCCAGACTCCTCCGTTTAA